From the genome of Rathayibacter sp. VKM Ac-2759, one region includes:
- a CDS encoding MFS transporter — protein MTTDSALSPAEEKTRWRAFAISVAVAAITILDLSKVNVGLPSIEKALSADASQLQLIVAGYALAFGLALVPAGRLGDIRSRRLLFLIGLTAFTVTSFVCAIAPSIEMLVVARFLQGVAAGIQMPQVLGLVQQMFTGAERARAFGVFGAVIGLSTAFGPTLGGLLIAIGGDQDGWRLLFWMNIPLGVVALGFAWRLLPRTHRRPGADTSLDPVGLLLLAVAIFAFMLPFLLTTGSSSDSPFRWFWLLLAAVAAFAFVRWEAHYAGLGRTPVIDFRIFRTTSYRNGILVATSYFAAIPATFLLTTLFLQQGLGLAPVFAGMVSIPFALTSAVTAWYGGRLVQTYGRALVVLGIVLVVIGFTLVLLAAELLPAETAAYGMGAAMLVAGAGGGFVVSPNQTLTLAEISPAQGGVAGSVGQLGQRVGTAVGTACASAVFFATLASEQGMAEGLDRYHDAFRNGYFVTLGLIALALVLGLLDLRRRRVSARDAG, from the coding sequence GTGACGACCGACAGTGCTCTCAGCCCCGCCGAGGAGAAGACCCGCTGGCGGGCCTTCGCGATCAGCGTCGCGGTCGCCGCGATCACCATCCTCGACCTCTCCAAGGTCAACGTGGGCCTTCCCTCGATCGAGAAGGCGCTCTCGGCCGATGCGAGCCAACTGCAGCTGATCGTCGCCGGGTACGCCCTCGCCTTCGGACTCGCGCTCGTGCCGGCGGGCCGGCTCGGCGACATCCGCTCGCGCCGACTGCTCTTCCTGATCGGCCTCACCGCCTTCACGGTCACGAGCTTCGTCTGCGCGATCGCGCCGAGCATCGAGATGCTGGTCGTGGCGCGGTTCCTGCAGGGAGTCGCCGCCGGGATCCAGATGCCGCAGGTGCTCGGGTTGGTGCAGCAGATGTTCACCGGGGCGGAGCGGGCGCGGGCCTTCGGCGTGTTCGGCGCGGTGATCGGCCTCTCGACCGCGTTCGGACCGACGCTCGGCGGGCTCCTCATCGCGATCGGCGGCGACCAGGACGGCTGGCGCCTCCTGTTCTGGATGAACATCCCGCTCGGTGTCGTGGCGCTGGGCTTCGCCTGGCGGCTGCTGCCGAGGACACACCGGAGACCCGGCGCGGACACCTCGCTCGACCCGGTCGGACTGCTGCTGCTGGCCGTCGCGATCTTCGCCTTCATGCTCCCGTTCCTGCTGACGACGGGGAGCTCCTCCGATTCGCCGTTCCGCTGGTTCTGGCTGCTGCTGGCCGCGGTCGCGGCCTTCGCGTTCGTGCGCTGGGAGGCGCACTACGCGGGTCTCGGGCGCACCCCGGTCATCGACTTCCGGATCTTCCGCACGACCTCGTACCGCAACGGGATCCTCGTCGCGACGTCGTACTTCGCGGCGATCCCCGCGACGTTCCTGCTGACGACGCTGTTCCTGCAGCAGGGCCTCGGCCTCGCGCCCGTGTTCGCGGGCATGGTGAGCATCCCGTTCGCGCTGACCTCGGCGGTGACCGCCTGGTACGGCGGCAGGCTCGTGCAGACCTACGGCCGCGCGCTCGTGGTGCTGGGCATCGTGCTGGTCGTCATCGGCTTCACCCTCGTGCTGCTGGCGGCCGAGCTCCTGCCGGCCGAGACGGCGGCGTACGGCATGGGAGCGGCGATGCTCGTCGCCGGAGCGGGCGGCGGCTTCGTCGTGTCGCCGAACCAGACGCTCACCCTCGCCGAGATCTCCCCGGCGCAGGGAGGCGTCGCGGGCTCGGTCGGACAGCTCGGCCAGCGCGTGGGCACCGCGGTCGGCACGGCCTGCGCCTCCGCCGTGTTCTTCGCCACGCTCGCGAGCGAGCAGGGCATGGCCGAGGGGCTCGACCGCTACCACGACGCCTTCCGCAACGGCTACTTCGTCACCCTGGGGCTGATCGCGCTGGCGCTCGTGCTCGGGCTGCTCGATCTGCGCCGACGCCGTGTGAGCGCTCGCGACGCGGGGTAG
- a CDS encoding extracellular solute-binding protein: protein MTKFRFGAAVGLAAAAALVLAGCSGTDSGSDASVEASDSGEVTWWGWTPDTPVAERYIAAFNEEYPDIEVTYKNFENVDFRTTITPALDSGKGPDVFDLSPAGGSPDLWGPYAIDLAPVAEEALGSDFESKLGDGYVEQLTDSEGRLVSLPLGGMAAGFLWYNQDLLTQAGAEVPTDYDSWVDTCAKVTALGKTCFTMGAGGEDTFPSEMYHSIANSVDPDFFIEAATGQAKWDDPQGVETLQIIQDMKDDGIISADALDGTQYPLANEQFMKGDAAMVQMGFWYTQYSGAESCKAAREAAGVSDPTCFVQLPAQFPDVADKGNGSAVFGEADYGLAINADSPNIGAAKTFVSWMTMSEAGQQNVANALDLLPALQGVAPDWSSIELVDQDVQQAAIESLIADSSAAEQSRQWQTSETTLDAMVLAIQQILDPTIDKSVEEIAAEMQAGSEATSIGLD, encoded by the coding sequence ATGACGAAGTTCAGGTTCGGAGCGGCAGTCGGCCTCGCCGCGGCAGCAGCGCTCGTTCTGGCGGGCTGCAGCGGGACCGACTCCGGTAGCGACGCCTCGGTCGAGGCCAGCGATTCCGGCGAGGTCACCTGGTGGGGCTGGACCCCCGACACCCCCGTCGCGGAGCGCTACATCGCCGCGTTCAACGAGGAGTACCCCGACATCGAGGTCACGTACAAGAACTTCGAGAACGTCGACTTCCGCACCACGATCACTCCCGCCCTCGACTCGGGCAAGGGCCCCGACGTCTTCGACCTGTCGCCCGCCGGCGGCTCTCCCGATCTCTGGGGTCCGTACGCGATCGATCTGGCCCCCGTCGCCGAGGAGGCGCTGGGCTCCGACTTCGAGTCGAAGCTCGGGGACGGCTACGTCGAGCAGCTCACCGACTCCGAGGGCCGGCTCGTCTCCCTCCCGCTCGGCGGGATGGCGGCCGGCTTCCTCTGGTACAACCAGGACCTGCTGACCCAGGCCGGCGCCGAGGTGCCCACCGACTACGACTCGTGGGTCGACACCTGCGCGAAGGTCACCGCTCTCGGGAAGACCTGCTTCACGATGGGCGCCGGGGGCGAGGACACCTTCCCGAGCGAGATGTACCACTCCATCGCGAACTCGGTCGACCCCGACTTCTTCATCGAGGCGGCCACCGGACAGGCGAAGTGGGACGACCCCCAGGGAGTCGAGACCCTCCAGATCATCCAGGACATGAAGGACGACGGCATCATCTCGGCCGATGCGCTCGACGGCACCCAGTACCCCCTCGCGAACGAGCAGTTCATGAAGGGCGACGCGGCGATGGTCCAGATGGGCTTCTGGTACACGCAGTACTCCGGTGCCGAGTCGTGCAAGGCGGCCCGCGAGGCCGCCGGTGTGAGCGATCCGACCTGCTTCGTGCAGCTCCCGGCGCAGTTCCCCGACGTCGCGGACAAGGGCAACGGCTCGGCGGTCTTCGGTGAGGCCGACTACGGTCTCGCGATCAATGCCGACTCGCCGAACATCGGCGCGGCGAAGACCTTCGTCTCGTGGATGACCATGTCCGAGGCCGGGCAGCAGAACGTCGCGAACGCCCTCGACCTCCTCCCCGCACTGCAGGGCGTCGCTCCGGACTGGTCGAGCATCGAGCTGGTCGACCAGGACGTGCAGCAGGCCGCGATCGAGTCGCTCATCGCCGACAGCTCGGCCGCCGAGCAGTCGCGTCAGTGGCAGACCTCCGAGACGACCCTCGACGCGATGGTGCTGGCGATCCAGCAGATCCTCGACCCCACGATCGACAAGTCCGTCGAGGAGATCGCCGCCGAAATGCAGGCGGGCTCCGAGGCGACCTCCATCGGTCTCGACTGA